The following are encoded together in the Fibrobacter sp. UWB10 genome:
- a CDS encoding ribonuclease domain-containing protein, which yields MKTLSLSIALLFSAFYVACSTPTISSDDSEEWVRPTKNPSSSSVATKSIYEAVEESGLYTTKDSVAAYLCKFDKLPGNYVGKNEGISLYETKTGNTFSKWNFNPWTTLGVMIGGDVFENREGLLPSGSYHEADVDYSAKNRGTKRLIYQSDCVIYYTADHYETFNKLDVH from the coding sequence ATGAAAACCTTATCGCTATCCATCGCTCTTCTTTTTTCTGCATTCTATGTTGCGTGTTCTACGCCGACAATTTCTAGCGATGATTCCGAAGAGTGGGTTAGACCTACAAAGAATCCATCTTCCTCTAGCGTTGCAACAAAATCGATTTACGAAGCGGTGGAAGAATCCGGTTTGTATACCACGAAGGATTCTGTGGCCGCGTACCTCTGCAAGTTCGATAAATTGCCGGGCAACTATGTTGGCAAAAATGAAGGCATTTCGCTTTACGAAACAAAGACGGGGAACACCTTCTCGAAGTGGAATTTTAATCCGTGGACAACGCTTGGCGTGATGATCGGCGGTGATGTCTTTGAGAATCGCGAAGGTCTGTTGCCGAGCGGAAGTTACCACGAAGCGGATGTCGATTACTCTGCCAAGAACCGCGGAACAAAACGCTTGATTTATCAGTCTGATTGCGTAATCTATTATACCGCAGACCACTACGAGACATTTAATAAACTGGATGTCCATTGA